TGGTGCAAGTCAGATTGAAAAAGCAAGTCTTGATGCGAATAAATTTGGATTTACGCAAAAGCGTGTGTACAAAACAATGGATAGTGCAACATCTGCTGCTACTACCATCGAAAAACAGGATGTTATCTTATCGGATGAAGAGATTGTTGCGGGTAAATCATGCAGTATTTCTGATGATCCTGCATGTGATGTGTGTCAATAGCATTTTTTTCCGCTATCCTTCGATACATTTTTCTATCCCCAGCTCCGTTATTCTACGCCGGGGTCCCCGTGTGAAAGGAACTGGAACATGGGGTAAGAAAACACTCAGGACGAGCGGGGGAAAGAACTCTCACCATGAGCATAAAGAAAGATAATTGTTTTTTTTTGGAATGAATATGCATCTCTTCCGCTCGTCCTGAGTGCCCCGGAGGGGCGTATCGAAGGATAGCGGCGCTTGATCCTTCAACAAGTTCAGGATGAGCGCATGAAATAATGAACTTGTTTGAAAGGTTAGTCATGAATAAAAATGGAATTATTAATAATTCAACAGTAGATCCAAATAAAATTTTACCAATGAGATATCAATGGGCGCGTCAGCATTATAAAGATGGTGTTGCGAACAATTGGACACCAGAAGAAGTTTCTATGCAGCATGATGTTGAGCAATGGAAATCTTCTACCGTGTTGACTGCAAATGAACGCCGTTTGATTTTATGGAATCTTGGTTTTTTTTCTACCGCTGAATCGTTAACGGCGAACAACCTGGTTCTTACGGTGTATAAGCACGTAACCAATCCGGAGTGTCGTCAATATTTGCTACGCCAGGCGTATGAAGAAGCAGTGCACACCGATACATTCATTTATTGTTGTGATTCATTGGGATTAAATCCTGATGAAATTTATAATATGTACGAAGTGATACCTTCAATCAAAGAAAAAGATGATTTTGTGGTGAATTTGACAAAATCTATTATGGATCCAAATTTTACAACTGATACGGTTGAAAATATTCAACGCTTTGTGCACGATCTTATTGGTTTTTACGTGATCATGGAAGGTATTTTCTTTTATGCAGGTTTTGCGATGATGCTTGCATTAAAGCGCCAGAATAAAATGATTGGTATTGGTGAGCAATTTGAATATATCATGCGCGATGAAAGTCTTCACCTTGCATTTGGTTGCGATTTAATCAACGTGATTAAATCAGAAAATCCTGAAATTTGGACTGAAAGCTTTCAACAAGAGATTGTTGAGTTGGTCAAGCAAGCAGTGGTGTTGGAAAAACAATATGCGCTTGATGCGTGTCCACAAGGAATGTTAGGGATTAATGCACAACAATTTGCTGAATATGTTGAACATATTACCGATCGTCGTTTAGAACGCATTGATTTACCAAAAGTGTATGGTACAAAAAATCCATTCCCTTGGATGTCGCAGTCTACTGATTTGAGCAAAGAAAAGAATTTCTTTGAATCACGTGTTACTGAATATCAGACTGCAGGTTCATTGGAATGGTGATTATAGAATAATCGAACTGATGATTGATTTTATTATTAAGAAGAAGGGCAAAAGCCCTTCTTCTTTTTTTTCGTCTTAGTAATTAGGTACAATGGCGAGCAGAAGTTAGATTTCATTATTGTGGGGGTATCATGATGAGAAAAATAGTGAACGGTTTGTTATGTTCGTTATGTGTTACAGCAACGTTATAAGGAATGGATGCTAGTCCTACTA
The DNA window shown above is from Candidatus Babeliales bacterium and carries:
- a CDS encoding ribonucleotide-diphosphate reductase subunit beta; translation: MNLFERLVMNKNGIINNSTVDPNKILPMRYQWARQHYKDGVANNWTPEEVSMQHDVEQWKSSTVLTANERRLILWNLGFFSTAESLTANNLVLTVYKHVTNPECRQYLLRQAYEEAVHTDTFIYCCDSLGLNPDEIYNMYEVIPSIKEKDDFVVNLTKSIMDPNFTTDTVENIQRFVHDLIGFYVIMEGIFFYAGFAMMLALKRQNKMIGIGEQFEYIMRDESLHLAFGCDLINVIKSENPEIWTESFQQEIVELVKQAVVLEKQYALDACPQGMLGINAQQFAEYVEHITDRRLERIDLPKVYGTKNPFPWMSQSTDLSKEKNFFESRVTEYQTAGSLEW